CATGCGTGAAAAGTTTCCAGAGGTCTCTTCTATAGCCATTGAGAATGCTCGAATTGGCGAGTGGGAGAATATTCTTACTGCTCATAATGAAAGCAAGGCAGCCAGGACTTGGGATATGCGCTCTAAGAGGGTTGGTAGATGGACGTTTGAAACTATCGATGACGGTATGGTTAAATCTGTGGCCATTTCTCAATGTGGTAACTTTGGTTTTGTAGGCTCGTCTAACGGTGGTATTGGTGTTTATAATATGCAGAGTGGTATGCTCAGAAAGAAGTACCGGTTGCATAAGAGAGCAGTAACAGGTGTAGCTGTGGATGGGATGAACAGAAAGATGGTTTCCTGTGGTCTTGACGGTATCATAGGTTTCTATGACTTCAATGAATCTAAATACTTGGGCAAGTTACAAATGGATGCTCCAATTACGTCAATGGTTTACCACAGATCGTCGGATCTATGTGCGTTTGCCTTGGATGATTTATCAATTGTAGTTGTCGACACTGTTACTCAAAAAGTTGTGAGACAATTATGGGGACATGGTAACAGAATAACAGCATTCGATTTTTCACCAGATGGTCGTTGGTTGGTATCTGCCTCTCTGGATTCTACTATCAGAACCTGGGATCTGCCTACTGGATCGTGTATCGATGGTGTTAAGATTGAATCAGTTGCAACCAACTTAAAATTCTCACCAAATGGTGATATGTTAGCCACTACCCATGTTATCGGTAAtggtatttttatttggaCCAATAGAGCACAATTCAAGCAGATTTCTACCAAGGCTATCGACGAAGATGCCTTTCAAAAGATCATGTTGCCAAATGCCTCAGTTTCTGGTAATAGTCAATTCTTGGAAGGAGCATTTCAAGATGGCGGTGATGACCATGAACCTCTTGATATAAACAATTACCAATCGGTGGAACAAGTTAACAGTGAACTCGTAACGTTATCGTTGGGACcaagaaacaaaatgaaCACCATCCTCCATCTTGATGTGATTAAGAAGCGTTCTAAACCTAAGGAAGCTCCAAAGAAGCCTGAAAAGGCACCATTCTTCTTACAACTTGCAGGTGATAAGGTGGGTGACGAAGCTTCTGGTCGTGAAGGTATTAGTTTTGAAACGCCAGAAGAGATTAGAGCCAGGGAGGAGAAGCAAAAGCAGTCAGAAGAAGCACAAGCTGAGTTAACCAAATTCAAACCTGGTACGAACCGTGGATTCCAATCCAAATTTACAAAGTTGTTATTACATGGCaataaacaaaatcaatatGAAGAGTTCCTAGAGTACTTGGTTAGCATGTCTCCTGCTACACTTGATTTAGAAATCAGATCATTGAATAGCTTTGAGccatttgaagaaataattgCGTTCATTTCTGCACTTACTGCCGGTTTGAAGACTAATAAGAATTATGAACTATATGAGGCGATCATGAACTTACTATTCAAGGCCCACGGTGATGTGATTCATGCTAACAATACCAACTGCGACCTGCAAGACGCACTTTCCCAGTGGGAAACTGTTCATGGCACAGAGCAAAAAATGGATGAGTTGGTTAAGTTCTGTTCAAGTGTACTTGATTTTGTCTCTAGATCATAAGCCTTTATAGAATACAAAATAGTTAAATATATTGCATAATACagattttttattttatcacaACGATGataattctttcaaaatttaatgttttggATCATATTTGGTGTTTATCTGTCATTGTTAAAATCAATTATGAAAACGATAGGCATAAAAGATACAATTTTCAATAACGTGTGTAATAGATACATCGAGATACAAGTACCTTGAGAATCAACTACCCCAAAATTGCCACATATTAATAATGCCTCCTTCAACCGAACTAGATGCGCTTGTTGACAAGATAGTCAACGATCACTCCTTGAGTGAGCCAGGACAGTCTTTGAAAGAGTTGGGAGATAATGGAAAGTATATTATGGATGTACAgatgaaaaaattgttGAAGTTGCATGATCAGAGTTTTATAGAGAGATGCTTCACACCTATGGAGGAGCTGAAAAATAGATATGCTAAAGTTAAAGAAAGGAGTGGAGACTTACAGAAAGAAGCTGAATTAGTGGATAGAGATATACGGATAATTGAAATGGCAATCCAGgatatcaataaaaataaatcacaTCAGTGAATAACTCGACCCATTCTATATATGTGTATACTATACAGAGCTTAATGATTTGATGACTTCCATATTGTTTATTACTTCTGACTTTATAGAGTTTAATAGACAATGCtaaaaaacagaaaaataataaaagaaaattaattaaaatgTGAATTGAACATACGACTAATtaagaattgaaaaataatccaaaaatatgattataaaaaattgaaaagataaagaCCAAGATAAGGCAAATGGATCGATAGGTCTTTCTGGATGTATTGgtgaaaatattatcaagataaaaaaaagctgTGCTTAATCTGAATATGcaaaaaattagaaactGAGAACAGACTCTACaacaatcaaaaaataatgtcGAAAAAATGCCATTATGCCACAACAGGGTAAGATGCTATATTAAAGATTATGGCAATCCCTTACCGGCGTTAGcccatttttttgtatctATCCAACCAGCATTAATTACTTTCATCGCATGAGATAAGTTCAACGGTTCCTTTAAAGGTTTATTATCAACAACCAACTTCTTGTAAACACTAGTATGATAAGCCTCTGGAATTGCATCAAAAACACCTCTCCCATTCTCTCTACGGTGAGCGATTTCTTCAGCAGAGACTGAGGGCTCGCACCAGAGCTTTCTCCTTTTCTCCCAGATCTTTGGACCACCAACAAATGGCTTATCCGATCTTTGTCGAAGTTTATTACATTCCGCAACAGCGTCAAAGTTATCATAGGTCAACTTTTCTTTATGTGAAACACCTTGGCTACCTCCTGAGCTAGACTTCATTATTGTTAGCTGCTCATGTTTGTTGCTAGTACCAGTAGTTGACCCACCTTCTTCACTCTCTTCTGAAAGCCTCATACTAGTTCCGCCTACACCTCCCACAAGCGACCTAGAGCCCGAGCTTATCTGCTCAATACTTCCAGATTTCAAGAGTCCTTGAATTCCAACCGGTTGAGCTGTTGTACTCTTTTCAAAACCGAAACTTGACGACTTGAGATCATTTGtaacatcttcttcaagcaTATCCTCCTCATGCACTTGTACCAACCCATTTTTGCTGGTCCGAACTGGACCCCAGTTAACAGTTTTTCCACCTTCTCCATCAAATAGAGCATCTATCTTCTCCTCATTTGCTGTCACCTCATCTAGTGAGTTTAACGTATCATGGGTCACCTTCCGCAGAGTGCTTCTCCACTTTCGAAGTGTACTACCTATTGAATTCTTCATCGATTTCGGCGAACTTTTAC
This is a stretch of genomic DNA from Nakaseomyces glabratus chromosome M, complete sequence. It encodes these proteins:
- the UTP21 gene encoding rRNA-processing protein UTP21 (CAGL0M09845g~Ortholog(s) have role in rRNA processing and Pwp2p-containing subcomplex of 90S preribosome, cell division site, cytosol, mitotic spindle, small-subunit processome localization), whose amino-acid sequence is MTMSEVAKRRKLTSTKRYASKIFSPFRVIGNVSNGTPFAVGSLGSTFYIVTSVGKSFQIYDANNLHLLFISDRETDEEISCLEAHFHYVYAGFGGKVGIYKRGILEHTIEVGNGCKVTKLCVFGDYLCVSTDNNEVHIFKKENSTTDKYATKFYTKFEIPELVGGDIVSVLHMPTYLNKIVVVTKINVLLYNVRSGKLLYSSPDFPDQLTVGEAAPALDIIALGTISGEVILFNLRLGRKVRTIKVPNMRISSISFRTDGSSHICVGSSKGDILFYDLNRRARIHLLKNVHSEEFGGVTRASFLNGQPIIVTSGGDNSLKEYVFDPSLSQSDEDMVVQPPRFLRSRGGHSQPATSIAFADDESHFILSASRDKSVWAFSLRKDAQSQELSQRLHKKNDGNRVAGSTMREKFPEVSSIAIENARIGEWENILTAHNESKAARTWDMRSKRVGRWTFETIDDGMVKSVAISQCGNFGFVGSSNGGIGVYNMQSGMLRKKYRLHKRAVTGVAVDGMNRKMVSCGLDGIIGFYDFNESKYLGKLQMDAPITSMVYHRSSDLCAFALDDLSIVVVDTVTQKVVRQLWGHGNRITAFDFSPDGRWLVSASLDSTIRTWDLPTGSCIDGVKIESVATNLKFSPNGDMLATTHVIGNGIFIWTNRAQFKQISTKAIDEDAFQKIMLPNASVSGNSQFLEGAFQDGGDDHEPLDINNYQSVEQVNSELVTLSLGPRNKMNTILHLDVIKKRSKPKEAPKKPEKAPFFLQLAGDKVGDEASGREGISFETPEEIRAREEKQKQSEEAQAELTKFKPGTNRGFQSKFTKLLLHGNKQNQYEEFLEYLVSMSPATLDLEIRSLNSFEPFEEIIAFISALTAGLKTNKNYELYEAIMNLLFKAHGDVIHANNTNCDLQDALSQWETVHGTEQKMDELVKFCSSVLDFVSRS
- the BLS1 gene encoding Bls1p (CAGL0M09867g~Ortholog(s) have role in endosome organization, regulation of protein localization and BLOC-1 complex, endosome localization), giving the protein MPPSTELDALVDKIVNDHSLSEPGQSLKELGDNGKYIMDVQMKKLLKLHDQSFIERCFTPMEELKNRYAKVKERSGDLQKEAELVDRDIRIIEMAIQDINKNKSHQ
- the GAG1 gene encoding Gag1p (CAGL0M09889g~Ortholog of S. cerevisiae : YLR407W, C. albicans SC5314 : C2_05380W_A, C. dubliniensis CD36 : Cd36_19860, C. parapsilosis CDC317 : CPAR2_209430 and Candida tenuis NRRL Y-1498 : CANTEDRAFT_112314) produces the protein MIGGKSSPKSMKNSIGSTLRKWRSTLRKVTHDTLNSLDEVTANEEKIDALFDGEGGKTVNWGPVRTSKNGLVQVHEEDMLEEDVTNDLKSSSFGFEKSTTAQPVGIQGLLKSGSIEQISSGSRSLVGGVGGTSMRLSEESEEGGSTTGTSNKHEQLTIMKSSSGGSQGVSHKEKLTYDNFDAVAECNKLRQRSDKPFVGGPKIWEKRRKLWCEPSVSAEEIAHRRENGRGVFDAIPEAYHTSVYKKLVVDNKPLKEPLNLSHAMKVINAGWIDTKKWANAGKGLP